The Meles meles chromosome 6, mMelMel3.1 paternal haplotype, whole genome shotgun sequence genome has a window encoding:
- the LOC123944396 gene encoding olfactory receptor 4F15, protein MDRMNKSVVSDFVFLGLTNSWEIQLLLFIFSFLFYLASMMGNLVIVFTVTLDAHLHSPMYFLLANLSVIDMLFCSITAPKMICDIFKKHKAISFCGCIMQIFFSHAVGGTEMVLLIAMAFDRYVAICKPLHYLSIMSPKMCLFFLVTSWVIGLIHSLVQLVFVVDLPFCGPNVLDSFYCDLPRLLRLACTNTQELEFMVTVSSGLISVGSFILLVFSYIFILFTVWKHSSGGSSKAISTLSAHITVVVLFFGPLMFFYTWPSPTSHLDKYLAIFDAVITPFLNPVIYTFRNKEMKVAMRRLCGRLVRYRIS, encoded by the coding sequence ATGGACAGAATGAACAAGTCGGTAGTATCAGACTTTGTGTTCCTTGGACTCACGAATTCATGGGAGATCCAacttctccttttcattttctcctttttgttttacttGGCAAGCATGATGGGAAACCTTGTCATTGTGTTCACTGTAACCTTGGATGCTCATCTGCATTCCCCTATGTATTTCCTCCTGGCTAACCTCTCTGTCATTGATATGTTGTTTTGCTCAATCACAGCCCCTAAAATGATTTGTGATATTTTTAAGAAGCACAAAGCCATCTCTTTTTGTGGATGTATTATGCAGATCTTCTTTAGCCATGCAGTTGGGGGGACAGAGATGGTGCTGCTTATAGCCATGGCCTTTGACAGATATGTGGCCATATGTAAGCCTCTGCACTACTTGAGCATCATGAGCCCAAAGATGTGTCTATTCTTTTTAGTAACTTCTTGGGTAATTGGTCTCATCCATTCATTGGTTCAATTAGTTTTTGTGGTAGATTTGCCTTTTTGTGGCCCTAATGTATTGGATAGTTTTTATTGTGACCTTCCCCGGCTCCTCAGGCTTGCCTGCACAAACACTCAAGAATTGGAGTTCATGGTTACTGTCAGTAGTGGGCTCATTTCTGTGGGGTCTTTTATCCTGCTGGTCTTTTCATATATCTTCATTTTGTTTACTGTTTGGAAACATTCCTCTGGTGGCTCATCCAAGGCTATCTCCACGCTGTCGGCTCATATCACTGTAGTGGTTTTGTTCTTTGGGCCACTGATGTTTTTCTACACATGGCCTTCTCCCACATCACACCTGGATAAGTATCTTGCTATTTTTGATGCAGTTATCACTCCTTTTCTGAATCCAGTCATCTACACATTCAGGAACAAAGAGATGAAAGTGGCAATGAGGAGACTGTGTGGTCGTCTTGTGCGTTACAGGATTTCATGA